The Xylanibacillus composti genome window below encodes:
- a CDS encoding DUF421 domain-containing protein translates to MNDYGAIAVELLVGFCALFLYTKLVGKTHFSQLTPFDFISVLILGELLGNAVYDQEIKLQKILFALSLWALLIYVTELVTQKLKSTRKMLEGQPSILIRKGNIQFKEMKKIKLDLNQLQSLLRQQGYFSLREVNYVIMETNGSISVLPKPEYGKPTNQDLHLHPQPSSLPYTVILDGEVIHDNLRASGHDEQWLKDELANADIFHYQDVLFAEWRENEPLFLQKYS, encoded by the coding sequence ATGAACGACTACGGGGCCATTGCAGTCGAGCTGCTGGTCGGCTTTTGCGCATTGTTTCTCTATACAAAGCTTGTCGGGAAGACGCATTTTTCCCAGCTTACCCCCTTTGATTTCATCTCTGTGCTCATTTTGGGCGAGCTGCTCGGAAACGCGGTATATGATCAAGAAATAAAACTGCAAAAGATTTTGTTCGCGCTCTCGCTTTGGGCGCTGCTCATCTATGTGACTGAACTAGTGACCCAGAAACTCAAATCAACCCGCAAGATGCTGGAGGGCCAGCCGTCGATTCTTATCCGCAAAGGCAACATTCAATTTAAGGAAATGAAAAAGATCAAACTCGACCTAAACCAGCTGCAGAGCCTATTGCGGCAACAGGGATACTTTTCTCTCCGCGAGGTAAACTACGTGATCATGGAGACGAACGGCTCCATCAGCGTATTGCCCAAGCCCGAATATGGAAAACCAACGAACCAGGACTTGCACCTTCACCCCCAGCCGTCTTCTCTGCCTTACACGGTCATTCTTGACGGCGAGGTCATTCACGATAATTTGCGCGCTTCCGGACATGATGAGCAATGGCTCAAGGATGAGTTGGCTAATGCGGACATTTTTCACTATCAGGATGTGCTGTTTGCAGAATGGCGCGAGAACGAGCCCTTGTTCCTCCAGAAGTATTCATAA
- a CDS encoding glycine betaine uptake BCCT transporter codes for MKTVTKVFGIAITISLVFVIWGVVSPSRLSRVMDTAQAFFLERFGWFYQLCATVFLLFALFLIFSKYGRIKLGKDEDKPEFKQLTWFAMLFSAGMGIGLLFFGVAEPISHFASPPLGEPGTSEAAKESLRYTYLHWGLHAWAIYATIALALAYFKFRKGYPGLMSSALYPLLGERVRGPLGIAIDSVAVFATIFGVAASLGLGAAQINGGLHYVAGVPNNFPVQLSIIAIVTLLFLLSAGTGLKRGIRYLSNTNMILASLLFVCVLFVGPTLFVLNLFMTTFGEYIQNLPSMGLRLAPFHAERASWVQNWTIFYWAWWIAWAPFVGTFIARVSKGRTVREFMVAVTVIPTLVCSFWFAVFGGTAIHLEYNLGFDISGRSLETAIFYVYEQLPLSLLLIILTLLLISTFFITSADSATFVLGMMTTGGSLNPANPVKIIWGLILSASAVILMISGGLPAMQTAIIVSAFPLAFVLLGMALSMLKSFRSELPAKPPGKAKKEPASKDAPTLAGLGKNSREPAK; via the coding sequence ATGAAAACCGTAACGAAAGTATTTGGAATCGCCATTACGATTTCTCTGGTATTTGTTATTTGGGGCGTTGTATCTCCCTCCCGACTAAGTCGGGTCATGGATACAGCGCAGGCATTCTTTCTGGAACGGTTCGGCTGGTTCTACCAGCTGTGCGCAACTGTCTTCTTGCTTTTTGCGCTGTTTCTGATTTTCAGCAAATACGGCAGAATCAAGCTTGGGAAGGATGAGGACAAGCCGGAATTCAAGCAGCTGACTTGGTTCGCGATGCTGTTCAGCGCCGGAATGGGGATCGGCTTGCTGTTCTTCGGCGTGGCCGAACCGATCTCGCACTTCGCCAGTCCGCCGCTGGGGGAGCCTGGCACTTCCGAAGCGGCGAAGGAATCGCTGCGCTATACTTACTTGCACTGGGGACTGCACGCCTGGGCTATCTACGCCACCATCGCTCTCGCCTTGGCTTACTTCAAATTTCGCAAGGGCTATCCCGGCTTGATGAGCTCGGCCTTATACCCGCTGCTTGGCGAGAGAGTCCGCGGCCCGCTTGGCATCGCAATTGACTCCGTGGCTGTGTTCGCCACGATCTTCGGCGTGGCTGCGTCCCTGGGGCTCGGCGCTGCGCAAATCAACGGCGGGCTGCATTATGTCGCTGGCGTCCCGAACAACTTCCCCGTTCAGCTCTCGATCATCGCCATCGTTACGCTCTTGTTTCTATTGTCGGCTGGCACGGGGCTAAAGCGCGGTATCCGTTACTTAAGCAATACGAATATGATCCTGGCATCACTGCTGTTCGTCTGTGTGCTGTTCGTCGGTCCCACGCTTTTCGTCTTGAACCTGTTCATGACAACCTTCGGCGAATACATCCAAAACTTGCCCAGCATGGGCCTGAGGCTGGCTCCTTTCCATGCCGAACGCGCTTCCTGGGTCCAAAATTGGACGATCTTCTACTGGGCATGGTGGATTGCTTGGGCGCCTTTTGTCGGCACCTTCATCGCCCGGGTGTCCAAAGGCAGAACGGTTCGGGAGTTTATGGTCGCCGTTACCGTAATCCCTACCCTGGTTTGTTCCTTTTGGTTTGCCGTATTTGGCGGTACCGCCATCCATTTGGAATACAACCTCGGCTTCGATATTTCCGGCCGCTCCCTGGAAACGGCGATCTTCTATGTGTACGAACAGCTTCCCCTCAGCCTGCTGCTCATCATCCTGACACTGCTGCTCATCTCTACGTTCTTCATTACTTCGGCCGATTCCGCTACATTCGTACTCGGCATGATGACAACTGGCGGCAGCCTGAATCCCGCGAATCCGGTCAAAATCATATGGGGGCTCATCCTGTCTGCTTCTGCTGTAATCCTGATGATCTCCGGCGGACTGCCGGCGATGCAGACAGCTATTATCGTTAGTGCATTTCCACTGGCCTTTGTGCTGTTGGGCATGGCGTTGTCCATGCTGAAGTCCTTTCGCTCCGAACTGCCCGCAAAGCCACCGGGCAAAGCCAAAAAGGAGCCCGCTTCGAAGGATGCGCCGACACTTGCCGGACTCGGGAAGAACAGTCGGGAACCTGCCAAGTAA
- a CDS encoding N-acetylglucosamine kinase, with amino-acid sequence MSFIMGVDGGGSKTFTVITDAAGNLAGEGFALGANHQTIGIDNAKTHIVESMNEALKSAGLKLSDLSYIQYALAGADRESDYRILRPALAQIPAARWGLECDTMAGLRSGSPDNAGVVLVCGSGTNAVGRSRSGKVVQTGGFGYLYGDNAGGSRMAVETFRAAVRSWDQRDIPSVLVEKVPAYFGFENMEALYNDFLDRQKGNVPVDLTIVLHEAVKDGDQLAIRILAKVGEELGLSANSVLKRIGDFGIDKVPIVLIGSVFQKGRSSHLLQALKQTVLEENANVEFVIPEMEPVFGAVLLGMDHLKISVRPDIIEKFNSYRKGERMHR; translated from the coding sequence ATGAGCTTTATTATGGGCGTGGATGGTGGAGGGAGCAAAACATTTACTGTCATTACCGATGCAGCTGGCAATCTTGCAGGCGAGGGTTTTGCGCTGGGAGCCAATCATCAGACGATCGGCATTGACAATGCGAAAACACACATTGTGGAATCGATGAATGAGGCGTTAAAGTCAGCGGGCTTGAAATTAAGCGACCTGTCTTATATACAGTATGCGCTGGCTGGCGCAGACAGGGAATCAGACTATCGCATCCTTCGTCCTGCGCTTGCCCAAATACCTGCAGCGCGTTGGGGATTGGAATGCGACACGATGGCCGGCTTGAGATCCGGAAGCCCGGACAACGCGGGTGTTGTGCTGGTATGCGGCAGCGGAACGAATGCAGTGGGAAGAAGTCGTTCGGGCAAGGTCGTTCAGACTGGCGGCTTTGGCTATCTGTACGGGGACAATGCCGGGGGAAGCCGAATGGCGGTTGAAACGTTTCGAGCTGCCGTCCGCTCATGGGATCAGAGAGACATCCCTTCCGTACTTGTGGAGAAGGTCCCGGCATACTTCGGATTCGAAAATATGGAAGCACTCTATAATGATTTTCTAGACAGACAAAAGGGGAATGTTCCGGTTGATCTAACCATTGTTCTCCATGAGGCGGTGAAGGATGGCGATCAGCTGGCCATTCGCATCCTGGCGAAGGTCGGGGAAGAGCTCGGTCTTTCCGCCAACTCGGTCCTAAAAAGGATCGGTGATTTTGGCATAGACAAGGTGCCAATCGTGCTGATAGGCAGTGTGTTTCAAAAGGGCAGAAGCAGCCACTTGCTGCAAGCCTTGAAGCAAACAGTATTAGAGGAAAACGCGAATGTGGAATTTGTTATTCCGGAAATGGAGCCTGTATTTGGAGCCGTATTGCTCGGGATGGATCATCTGAAAATATCTGTGCGGCCTGATATAATAGAGAAATTTAATTCCTACAGGAAAGGGGAGCGCATGCATCGATGA
- a CDS encoding 6-phospho-beta-glucosidase, translating to MKKPIKVAVIGGGSSYTPELIDGFIRRYAELPIQELVLVDIEEGSDKLRTIGELAGRMIQKAGAPIQLSTTLDRREAIRNADFVLTQIRVGMLEARSRDEKIPLKYGCIGQETTGAGGFAKALRTIPVILDICREIEELSPNAFLINFTNPAGIITEAVLKHAKVKTIGLCNLPIHTRMQTAKLMEVAPEEVQIEMAGINHLNWTTRIMIGGEDRTKEVIALHDRSDGLAVKNIPDHKWGEGFLASLQMLPCSYLKYYYLKDKMLQDQLEDLSGKGTRADAVRKVEDELFQLYADPELDHKPAQLEQRGGAYYSEAAVDLIASIYNNKRDVQIVNVRNDGILASLPDDAAIEVPCVISAAGAKPIALTEQLPLAATGLLQVVKAYEQLTVHAGVTGCYDSAWQALTIHPLVGASSLAKAILDDILQDNKAYLPQF from the coding sequence ATGAAGAAGCCAATAAAAGTAGCCGTTATCGGCGGCGGATCGTCCTATACGCCGGAATTGATCGACGGATTCATTCGCAGATATGCCGAGCTGCCTATTCAGGAATTGGTGTTGGTCGATATCGAGGAGGGCAGCGATAAGCTGCGAACGATTGGCGAGCTGGCGGGAAGAATGATACAGAAGGCAGGCGCTCCTATTCAGCTTTCGACGACTTTGGACCGCAGAGAAGCGATCCGCAATGCCGACTTCGTGTTGACACAGATACGAGTGGGCATGCTGGAGGCGCGTTCCAGGGATGAAAAAATCCCGCTGAAATATGGATGCATCGGTCAGGAAACGACCGGCGCAGGCGGGTTTGCGAAAGCGTTGCGCACAATCCCGGTCATTCTGGATATATGCAGGGAGATCGAGGAATTATCGCCGAACGCATTCCTCATCAACTTCACCAATCCTGCCGGCATCATTACCGAAGCTGTTCTCAAGCATGCCAAGGTGAAGACGATCGGTTTGTGCAACCTGCCGATTCATACGAGAATGCAGACGGCCAAGCTAATGGAAGTAGCCCCCGAAGAGGTTCAGATTGAGATGGCCGGCATTAATCACTTGAACTGGACTACGCGGATCATGATTGGAGGCGAAGATCGTACGAAAGAGGTCATTGCCCTGCATGACAGATCGGACGGCCTTGCGGTAAAGAACATTCCCGATCACAAATGGGGAGAAGGATTTCTGGCATCTCTGCAAATGCTGCCATGCAGCTATTTGAAATACTACTACTTGAAAGACAAGATGCTGCAGGATCAACTGGAGGATTTGTCCGGCAAGGGCACTCGGGCCGATGCGGTGCGAAAAGTCGAGGACGAGCTCTTTCAGCTATATGCCGATCCGGAGCTGGATCATAAGCCTGCGCAGCTGGAACAAAGAGGCGGGGCTTACTACTCGGAAGCCGCTGTAGATTTGATTGCATCCATTTATAACAACAAGCGGGATGTTCAGATTGTGAATGTCCGCAATGATGGCATACTTGCGTCCCTGCCCGATGACGCGGCCATAGAGGTGCCTTGCGTCATCTCCGCGGCCGGCGCAAAGCCGATTGCATTGACGGAGCAGCTTCCGTTGGCGGCGACAGGGCTGCTGCAAGTTGTGAAGGCCTATGAACAGCTGACCGTGCATGCTGGCGTAACAGGATGCTATGACAGCGCATGGCAAGCACTGACGATTCATCCGCTGGTAGGCGCCTCATCCTTGGCAAAGGCTATACTGGATGACATTTTGCAAGACAACAAAGCGTACTTGCCTCAATTTTAG
- a CDS encoding RidA family protein translates to MGLAEERIAKLGITLPTISLKGKGIVAIQKHGNLLYTSGHGPERESDGSPIWTGKLGKDLTVEEGYAAARECGIILLAQLKSYLGDLERVDQIVKVLGLVASAEDFYQQPQVMHGFSDLMVEVFGERGKHARSAMGTYVLPKNIPVEIEMIVRIKE, encoded by the coding sequence ATGGGCTTGGCTGAGGAAAGAATCGCAAAGTTAGGCATCACACTGCCGACCATAAGCTTAAAGGGGAAAGGGATAGTCGCTATTCAGAAGCACGGCAATTTGCTGTACACCTCTGGACATGGACCGGAACGCGAGTCCGACGGTTCTCCGATCTGGACAGGCAAGTTAGGCAAGGATCTGACCGTAGAAGAAGGATATGCGGCGGCCAGGGAGTGCGGCATTATTCTGCTCGCGCAACTGAAAAGCTACTTGGGCGATCTTGAACGTGTGGATCAAATTGTAAAGGTGTTGGGACTCGTGGCAAGTGCGGAGGATTTCTACCAGCAGCCGCAGGTTATGCATGGATTCTCTGATCTGATGGTCGAGGTTTTCGGCGAGAGAGGCAAGCATGCCAGATCGGCTATGGGGACCTATGTGCTCCCCAAGAACATCCCGGTTGAAATTGAAATGATTGTAAGGATCAAGGAATAA
- a CDS encoding ABC transporter substrate-binding protein: MRKMSKLVLISLALLLIVAGCSNNGNSPSNDGSESPSNSGGSQNGESIELTFQHIGGTVPAQTEVLNEMAAAFSEQNPGVTVKVVNVGWGEAYSMFQRQVAVGQAPDLVMLTGQWASEYQKLGAFAPVDDLVSDEVLDIFLESGFVKGEDGKIYGLPWDGSIWSFFYRTDLFEAAGLDPASPPQDWNEMLEYAQALTSGDQYGLVIPAAGWEPDDYFLPFMWQAGNEVAIQDGDGWVSDIGSESGLAAAQYIYDLTNTHQVMPKTVTGMDWEGAANAFVSGNAAMMFNGMWVANSLLDNEELDGKWATAVSPAGPAQSAVLGYPNTLHITEQSEHKEVVGKLLEFIFAGDGEGPTYYDRFCEVTGVVGWTKEFSSTEFAQNPVFQPFVEQVPVSYNRPIVPQYEEFRQIHFNPAIQDLILGNITPEAFVQSMDEKFNELLAQ; encoded by the coding sequence ATGCGCAAAATGTCCAAGCTAGTGCTTATCTCATTGGCACTATTGTTAATCGTTGCGGGTTGTTCCAATAACGGAAACTCGCCTTCCAACGACGGAAGTGAAAGCCCTTCGAACAGCGGAGGGAGTCAGAATGGCGAATCCATTGAACTGACCTTCCAGCACATAGGCGGAACTGTGCCTGCGCAAACGGAAGTGCTGAATGAAATGGCTGCGGCATTCTCTGAGCAGAATCCGGGCGTGACGGTAAAGGTTGTCAACGTGGGTTGGGGCGAGGCTTACTCTATGTTTCAGCGCCAAGTCGCTGTCGGACAAGCGCCGGATCTTGTCATGCTTACCGGTCAGTGGGCAAGCGAATATCAGAAACTGGGCGCCTTCGCACCTGTTGACGATCTAGTATCGGATGAAGTGCTGGATATCTTTCTTGAGAGCGGTTTCGTAAAGGGCGAGGACGGCAAGATTTACGGCCTGCCGTGGGATGGAAGCATCTGGAGCTTCTTCTACCGCACAGACCTGTTTGAAGCTGCAGGACTCGATCCGGCAAGCCCGCCTCAGGATTGGAATGAGATGCTCGAGTACGCCCAAGCGCTAACGAGCGGCGATCAGTACGGTCTGGTTATTCCGGCGGCTGGCTGGGAGCCGGATGACTACTTCCTGCCGTTTATGTGGCAGGCTGGCAATGAAGTAGCTATTCAGGACGGAGATGGCTGGGTGTCCGATATCGGCAGCGAATCCGGCCTGGCTGCGGCGCAATACATCTATGACCTGACGAACACGCATCAAGTGATGCCGAAAACAGTGACAGGCATGGACTGGGAAGGAGCTGCGAATGCCTTCGTTTCTGGCAATGCGGCTATGATGTTCAACGGCATGTGGGTGGCCAACAGCTTGCTGGACAACGAGGAGCTGGATGGAAAGTGGGCAACTGCGGTCAGCCCAGCGGGTCCGGCTCAATCGGCAGTATTGGGTTATCCGAATACGCTCCACATAACGGAACAGAGTGAGCACAAGGAAGTAGTAGGCAAGCTGCTTGAGTTTATTTTTGCAGGCGACGGGGAAGGTCCGACTTACTATGACAGATTCTGCGAAGTGACGGGAGTAGTTGGATGGACGAAGGAATTCTCCTCTACCGAATTTGCCCAGAATCCGGTCTTCCAGCCATTCGTAGAGCAGGTTCCTGTCAGCTACAACCGTCCGATCGTTCCGCAATATGAAGAGTTCAGACAAATTCATTTCAATCCTGCCATTCAGGATTTGATTCTTGGCAACATTACGCCAGAAGCGTTTGTCCAATCCATGGACGAGAAATTCAACGAACTGTTGGCTCAATAA
- a CDS encoding carbohydrate ABC transporter permease, with amino-acid sequence MEDTQHVEATAGNPAVRSKRSKMNAFWKAALPYILISPGVIFVGAILIYPMISGVISSLFTQHPLNLSQREFVGLAHFKTLFSDKIFYMAFSNTLIWTLGVVFGQFALGLGIALMLNEKFPGRGIYRSLILIPWVVPMIAAALTWKWIYSADYGVLNYFLKQIGLISTNIDWLGNPSIALFSVIMTNVWKGIPFVAVVLLAGLQSIDNEMYEAAQVSGANLFQRFWYITLPSLKGVSIVVIVLTTIWTFNQFDLLYLMTKGGPSNSTQIIPVYTYLNAFNFFKMNYAAAVSTVGVVLLSVLAFWHLRTSKEEG; translated from the coding sequence ATGGAGGATACGCAACATGTAGAAGCGACTGCCGGCAATCCGGCTGTTCGTTCAAAACGCAGCAAGATGAACGCTTTTTGGAAAGCTGCACTGCCTTATATACTCATTTCACCGGGTGTTATTTTTGTAGGAGCCATTCTGATTTATCCGATGATCTCCGGTGTCATTTCCAGTTTGTTCACCCAGCATCCTCTGAATTTATCACAGCGGGAATTTGTGGGACTGGCGCATTTCAAAACTTTGTTCTCTGACAAAATATTTTATATGGCGTTCTCGAATACCCTTATTTGGACGCTTGGCGTAGTATTCGGCCAATTCGCCCTCGGATTGGGCATTGCGCTAATGCTGAACGAGAAATTCCCGGGCAGGGGCATTTATCGCAGTTTGATTTTGATACCCTGGGTCGTCCCTATGATAGCGGCGGCGCTGACGTGGAAGTGGATCTATTCTGCGGATTACGGTGTATTGAATTATTTTCTTAAACAAATCGGACTTATTTCGACCAATATAGATTGGCTGGGAAATCCCTCGATTGCCCTCTTTTCTGTCATTATGACAAATGTTTGGAAAGGGATTCCGTTCGTGGCTGTTGTGCTGTTAGCCGGTCTTCAATCCATAGATAATGAAATGTACGAAGCGGCGCAGGTCAGCGGCGCCAATTTGTTTCAGCGGTTCTGGTACATTACGCTGCCCAGCTTAAAGGGAGTTAGCATCGTGGTCATCGTATTGACAACCATATGGACCTTCAATCAGTTCGATCTGCTGTACTTGATGACCAAGGGCGGTCCTTCGAATTCGACGCAGATCATTCCAGTCTATACGTATTTGAATGCATTTAATTTCTTCAAGATGAACTACGCAGCCGCGGTTTCTACCGTTGGTGTAGTATTGCTTAGTGTTCTGGCGTTCTGGCATCTGAGAACGAGCAAGGAAGAGGGGTGA
- a CDS encoding carbohydrate ABC transporter permease: MTSKSKLIWQRVFLYTVLTAVTVVLIFPFLWMISTSLKHSNEIFTPTPQWIPSSATFANYVELWTTTPFPTYFRNSVIVAVATTLITLFISTFFAYGLSRFRFKGRRIMLNMLLVSQMFPLVLLIIPIYVIFIRLDLMDSFGSLIIAYCTFAIPFGTLMLKSYFDGLPPETEEAALMDGCSPVGAIFRVVIPLAAPAIAAVGLFSFILSWQEFIFALTLTNSEGMRTLPVGISLMVGNREVLWGMLMAASTLVTLPVVFLFIYFQKYLVSGMTMGAVKG, encoded by the coding sequence ATGACTTCCAAAAGCAAGCTTATCTGGCAAAGGGTGTTTCTTTATACGGTATTGACTGCCGTCACCGTTGTATTGATTTTTCCTTTCTTGTGGATGATCTCTACCTCATTGAAGCATTCCAATGAGATTTTCACGCCAACGCCGCAATGGATACCGAGTTCGGCTACGTTCGCCAATTACGTCGAGCTTTGGACGACGACGCCGTTCCCGACGTATTTCCGAAACAGCGTGATCGTAGCGGTGGCAACCACATTGATTACTTTATTTATTTCGACTTTCTTCGCATACGGTCTGTCGCGCTTTCGCTTCAAAGGGCGCAGGATTATGCTGAACATGCTGCTCGTTTCCCAGATGTTCCCGTTAGTGCTGCTCATTATTCCGATCTATGTGATCTTTATTCGGCTGGATCTGATGGACAGCTTCGGCTCTTTGATTATCGCCTACTGTACGTTTGCGATTCCATTCGGAACCTTGATGCTAAAAAGCTATTTCGACGGTTTGCCTCCTGAAACCGAGGAAGCAGCGTTAATGGATGGATGCTCGCCGGTCGGGGCTATATTCCGGGTAGTGATTCCGCTCGCGGCGCCTGCAATCGCAGCTGTGGGACTGTTCTCCTTTATCTTGTCCTGGCAGGAATTCATCTTCGCCTTGACATTGACGAATTCAGAGGGCATGCGCACGCTGCCGGTCGGCATTAGCTTGATGGTGGGCAATCGCGAAGTGCTTTGGGGCATGCTGATGGCTGCTTCGACATTGGTTACGCTGCCGGTTGTTTTCTTATTTATATACTTCCAGAAATATCTCGTTAGCGGCATGACGATGGGCGCGGTAAAAGGATAA
- a CDS encoding N-acyl-D-amino-acid deacylase family protein translates to MYDIVIKNGTIIDGTASKAFEADLVVKDGVIAGIGRYAEDEAKRVIDAKGQVVSPGFIDTHVHSDVVLLADRQHAAGLYQGVTTEILGQDGLSYAPLSADNLRMYFKYLSGLNGTPDIPLDWSTVREYRQKFDRTVAINTAYQIPHGALRLETVGFRDTPLIGKDMEKAKELLRVGIEEGAVAFSTGLSYFPGSYGDTEELIELSKVLAEKNSIYVTHLRTVFKGVRFDPIKEALEIGWKSGCKIHYSHFRTGPHNAGKVDELMKDIDDAYQNGLDVSLELYPYGFGSSTGVIHLPPWVVEGGYEATLERLADRSLRAQIIRDIEKDFPRIDGAFSHLPSGKNVDLLGLSFEEASKARGQSIPDLLCDLLLDEDLAVGILGEIPADEKVIAQIEEDLFSLLSRPYYMVGSDAIYLGENPHPRAFGTFPKLLRLAREKNFPLETLINRMTKVAADRFGLTDRGQLAEGKAADIVIFDPKTVTDTATIANARSAPRGIRHVLVNGQIAVQDEKCTGTLAGRALPC, encoded by the coding sequence ATGTATGACATAGTAATCAAGAACGGAACGATTATAGACGGTACGGCAAGCAAGGCGTTCGAAGCCGACCTGGTCGTGAAGGACGGGGTCATAGCAGGCATTGGCCGTTATGCGGAGGATGAAGCGAAGCGTGTCATCGATGCGAAGGGGCAAGTCGTCAGTCCGGGCTTCATTGATACGCACGTTCATTCCGATGTGGTTTTGCTCGCCGACAGACAGCATGCCGCCGGCTTGTATCAAGGGGTAACGACAGAAATATTGGGACAGGACGGCTTGTCCTATGCGCCGTTATCTGCGGACAATCTGCGCATGTACTTCAAATACTTGTCCGGTCTGAACGGGACGCCGGATATTCCGCTGGACTGGTCGACGGTGCGCGAGTATCGCCAAAAATTTGACCGTACCGTTGCGATCAATACCGCCTATCAGATCCCTCACGGCGCGCTGCGTCTGGAGACTGTAGGCTTCCGCGATACCCCGCTGATCGGCAAGGATATGGAGAAAGCCAAGGAATTGCTGAGAGTCGGGATCGAGGAAGGCGCGGTTGCCTTCTCTACCGGCCTGAGCTATTTCCCAGGCTCTTATGGGGATACCGAGGAGCTGATTGAGCTTTCCAAGGTGCTTGCGGAGAAGAACAGCATCTATGTCACTCATTTGCGCACGGTATTTAAAGGAGTGCGGTTCGATCCAATCAAGGAAGCGCTGGAGATCGGCTGGAAGTCGGGCTGCAAAATCCATTATTCACATTTCCGCACAGGTCCCCACAATGCGGGGAAGGTAGATGAGCTGATGAAGGATATCGACGACGCCTACCAGAACGGGCTGGATGTCAGCCTGGAGCTTTACCCTTACGGCTTTGGCTCCAGCACAGGCGTCATTCACCTTCCTCCTTGGGTGGTGGAAGGCGGCTATGAAGCCACACTGGAAAGGCTGGCAGACAGAAGCTTGCGGGCGCAAATTATTCGGGATATCGAGAAGGACTTTCCTCGCATTGACGGAGCGTTCTCGCATTTGCCTTCCGGCAAAAACGTGGATTTGCTCGGTCTGTCCTTCGAGGAGGCTTCGAAGGCGCGCGGACAGAGCATTCCGGATTTGTTATGCGACCTGCTGCTGGATGAGGATTTGGCTGTCGGCATTTTGGGAGAGATTCCGGCTGATGAGAAGGTCATCGCCCAAATTGAAGAAGATTTGTTCAGCTTGTTGAGCCGACCGTATTATATGGTCGGAAGCGACGCTATTTATTTAGGCGAAAATCCGCATCCGCGGGCATTCGGCACATTCCCCAAGCTGTTGCGCTTGGCGCGCGAGAAGAACTTCCCGCTGGAAACTTTAATCAATCGGATGACGAAAGTTGCCGCCGATCGCTTTGGCTTGACAGACCGCGGGCAATTGGCGGAAGGGAAAGCAGCCGACATTGTAATCTTTGATCCCAAGACCGTTACCGATACCGCCACGATTGCGAATGCACGCTCGGCACCGAGAGGAATCCGGCATGTCTTGGTCAATGGACAGATTGCTGTTCAGGACGAGAAGTGTACGGGAACGCTCGCAGGCAGAGCTTTGCCCTGCTAG